A single genomic interval of Aureliella helgolandensis harbors:
- a CDS encoding DUF1559 family PulG-like putative transporter, whose product MDHLKRTAIAITFLCMSTVPLRAADLTSLLDPNACLLLRIDVAKIEVPQLFEVVNPIVGEQNKPQMLSAQVLLAGVLQSLRDAKVEELYVSLATQDLSDSFPALIIPSSQPARVQEVVESLLAMVPPELELHLHQHPLGVVVAQSKTWQRMVAQANVQASGLRSHYQDYSDATMNATLGFNQDVKDAVVDVWPDQLPAELRLPLSPRRLMRDVDALSLVCEMRSQFSLSVVAACRDATSAAQMTSELQPVLQSAGLELKQVDSSLSVDIDQEWLNKLLRPLFHSGKLSTPRMQVSNNMKRIAMALHNFHSAFEACPPRMTVDESGRELLSWRVFLLPYLGEEALYKQFRLNEPWDSPHNRTLVDKMPAVFADVGNSNLPSGHTRLQVVLTDGSVWDGNDDRLLQFQDITDGNSNTVFFLVAPEDRSVVWSQPADFEVSREGLVDAVFAGRESVLAAYFDSSIRPIKLEDSERLHAQLTGNGGKR is encoded by the coding sequence ATGGATCACTTAAAAAGAACCGCGATTGCCATCACCTTCCTCTGTATGTCTACAGTCCCTCTGCGAGCCGCGGATCTGACGTCGCTCCTCGATCCCAACGCCTGCCTGTTGTTGCGCATCGACGTTGCCAAGATTGAGGTCCCGCAATTGTTCGAAGTTGTGAATCCCATTGTGGGAGAGCAAAACAAACCGCAGATGTTGTCCGCACAAGTGCTCCTTGCTGGTGTACTGCAATCCCTGCGCGATGCAAAAGTCGAAGAACTGTACGTCAGTCTTGCCACGCAGGACCTGAGTGACTCCTTTCCGGCCTTGATTATTCCCAGTTCACAGCCCGCTCGAGTGCAGGAGGTTGTGGAGTCGTTGTTAGCTATGGTGCCGCCTGAACTAGAACTGCACCTGCACCAACACCCGCTCGGAGTGGTCGTCGCTCAATCAAAAACGTGGCAACGAATGGTTGCTCAAGCCAATGTGCAAGCCAGTGGGCTCAGATCGCACTATCAAGACTACTCTGATGCCACGATGAACGCCACGCTAGGTTTCAACCAAGACGTGAAAGATGCCGTGGTTGACGTATGGCCCGACCAATTGCCAGCGGAATTGAGGCTTCCACTTTCGCCACGCAGGTTAATGCGAGACGTTGATGCTCTCAGTCTGGTGTGCGAGATGCGGTCGCAGTTTTCGCTATCAGTCGTGGCAGCTTGTCGCGATGCAACTTCGGCAGCACAGATGACGAGCGAATTGCAACCCGTGCTGCAATCCGCTGGACTAGAGCTCAAGCAAGTAGACTCCTCCCTGTCGGTCGACATTGATCAAGAATGGTTGAACAAACTGCTGAGGCCACTCTTCCATTCTGGAAAACTTAGTACGCCTCGGATGCAAGTCAGCAATAATATGAAGAGGATTGCCATGGCTCTCCACAATTTTCACAGTGCTTTTGAAGCGTGTCCACCTCGGATGACCGTCGACGAGAGCGGCCGTGAGCTGTTGAGTTGGCGAGTCTTTTTATTGCCTTACCTGGGCGAAGAAGCGTTGTACAAGCAGTTCCGCTTGAATGAACCGTGGGACAGTCCCCACAATCGTACTTTGGTCGACAAGATGCCTGCGGTGTTCGCCGACGTGGGGAATTCCAATCTTCCGTCTGGCCACACTCGTCTGCAAGTAGTGCTGACGGACGGAAGTGTCTGGGATGGCAACGATGATCGTTTGCTCCAGTTTCAGGATATCACCGATGGAAACTCGAACACGGTCTTCTTTCTGGTGGCACCCGAAGATAGATCGGTCGTGTGGAGTCAGCCCGCCGATTTTGAAGTGAGTCGCGAAGGGTTGGTGGACGCGGTTTTTGCAGGCCGGGAGAGTGTGCTGGCAGCATATTTTGATAGCAGTATTCGCCCGATAAAGCTCGAGGACTCGGAACGACTGCATGCTCAACTCACGGGCAACGGCGGCAAACGATGA
- a CDS encoding DUF4129 domain-containing protein, whose product MTTSRKTIEKQHPTAIDACVVALAPALIIGMIACLAFFLVIAFYRGAYDIRLMYLLGLFTVATVLIARIAIESGRRYAFLFSAPLALVASLAIFRFVHVSGPLAPIGWLLNLGLLALVWYLADRITFDCTLVDDRDASQQEGLLQSLGMLRKDPAQRTTSVNLPAPSNALSTATASKSKSKRRKHNPGVWVLYFALLAFPLFGIGQLAIPEAGPRQAAFYFLVGYLGCALCLLVTTSFLGMRRYLRQKGVEMPAAMNANWLGAGFLGIATILAVASLLPLPGYSLGLVGWPLHFTSAENLQTNRWGWGKEGQTKDSQTEQNAQTTGQDGPPTGSADPEGKGNPEASDQASQDSPKQAGESSDQSSSPSEPSSSSSSSDSPPPSASDTQPSAAEKSSNTQNPREQSSSPDKSPTQATNDGDAPSDDRAARDSNSPAEPQDSASQETPNSPQTDAPQETSRTPDQHTGSSSPLSWPDWMGLDPNLFKWIAIAILAALILLYLITHPGELRKLWQEILRLWGSLFGRGDRAFPADEDPQVEKNFKPRTPPRPFATYVDPFSTSSQRLSPAQIVTHSFAALEAWGAEHGMRRQEEQTAAEFARILSRRAASLGDSPVQAAQFLDRLMFADWQPQIGEVQPLKDLWVKLRKGMPPPQE is encoded by the coding sequence ATGACAACAAGTCGCAAAACAATAGAAAAACAGCACCCCACTGCGATTGACGCCTGCGTCGTAGCCTTGGCTCCCGCGTTGATTATTGGCATGATTGCCTGCCTCGCATTCTTCCTGGTCATCGCCTTCTATCGAGGTGCTTACGATATCCGGCTGATGTACCTTCTGGGGTTGTTCACGGTGGCGACGGTGTTGATCGCCCGCATCGCGATCGAAAGTGGTCGGCGATATGCCTTTCTGTTTAGTGCTCCACTCGCCCTGGTTGCCAGCTTGGCCATCTTTCGCTTTGTGCACGTGAGCGGCCCATTGGCTCCCATCGGATGGCTACTCAACCTCGGCTTGCTGGCCCTGGTGTGGTACTTGGCCGACCGCATCACCTTCGACTGCACTCTGGTCGATGATCGCGACGCAAGTCAGCAAGAAGGTCTGCTACAGTCGCTGGGAATGCTCCGCAAAGATCCGGCTCAGCGTACGACCAGCGTGAATCTCCCTGCCCCTAGCAACGCCCTATCCACCGCTACGGCCAGCAAGTCCAAATCGAAGCGCCGCAAGCACAATCCGGGAGTCTGGGTGCTCTATTTCGCATTGCTCGCCTTTCCCTTATTTGGCATTGGCCAGCTAGCCATCCCCGAAGCGGGGCCGCGACAGGCCGCTTTCTATTTCCTGGTGGGCTACTTGGGCTGTGCACTATGCCTGTTGGTCACCACTTCGTTTCTGGGTATGCGACGATATCTTCGGCAAAAGGGAGTGGAAATGCCCGCCGCAATGAACGCCAATTGGTTGGGTGCGGGCTTCCTGGGGATTGCGACGATTCTGGCAGTCGCCTCGCTTTTACCACTGCCGGGCTACTCGTTAGGCCTGGTCGGATGGCCGCTGCACTTCACGTCGGCAGAGAACCTGCAAACCAATCGCTGGGGATGGGGAAAAGAGGGACAGACTAAGGATTCGCAAACCGAACAGAATGCCCAAACAACCGGGCAAGATGGACCACCCACCGGCTCTGCGGATCCCGAGGGGAAAGGAAATCCGGAGGCTAGCGACCAAGCCAGTCAAGATTCCCCCAAGCAAGCGGGGGAGTCCAGTGACCAATCCTCATCCCCCTCAGAGCCCAGCTCAAGCTCAAGCTCCTCCGACTCTCCACCGCCGTCCGCCTCCGACACGCAACCGTCAGCGGCTGAGAAGTCTTCCAACACTCAAAATCCTCGCGAACAATCCTCATCACCGGACAAATCTCCCACCCAGGCAACAAACGACGGCGATGCGCCGTCGGACGACCGGGCTGCCCGTGACTCCAACTCTCCAGCGGAACCGCAAGACTCCGCCTCTCAAGAAACTCCCAACTCTCCCCAGACCGATGCACCGCAAGAGACCTCTCGGACTCCCGATCAACACACCGGTTCTTCTTCACCCCTGTCGTGGCCCGACTGGATGGGCCTCGATCCAAATCTTTTCAAATGGATTGCGATCGCCATACTTGCGGCGCTCATCCTACTCTATCTGATTACGCATCCAGGAGAATTGCGTAAGCTTTGGCAAGAAATACTAAGACTCTGGGGCAGTCTATTCGGAAGGGGCGACCGAGCCTTCCCTGCCGACGAAGATCCTCAAGTCGAAAAAAACTTCAAGCCCCGCACTCCACCGCGTCCGTTTGCAACCTACGTTGATCCCTTTTCGACTTCAAGTCAAAGGCTGTCGCCTGCACAGATCGTCACGCATTCGTTCGCAGCCTTGGAAGCTTGGGGAGCCGAGCATGGCATGCGGCGTCAAGAGGAACAAACGGCTGCCGAGTTCGCCCGTATTCTGAGTCGTCGAGCAGCCAGCCTAGGAGACTCCCCCGTCCAAGCCGCTCAATTTCTAGACCGTCTGATGTTCGCCGATTGGCAACCCCAAATCGGTGAAGTTCAGCCGTTGAAAGACTTGTGGGTAAAGCTTAGGAAAGGCATGCCGCCGCCACAGGAATGA
- a CDS encoding RNA polymerase sigma factor → MPIAWLVTVGRNRLIQWQRGERRRLGRQAKAARNWLVGGVSESEFDTDDISGALCKIPDSQAQIITMRIWGEMTFEQIATILGKSLSSTHRSYLQGLTLLRQELSGVPLDEQ, encoded by the coding sequence GTGCCCATTGCTTGGTTGGTTACGGTAGGGCGCAACCGCCTCATCCAGTGGCAACGCGGTGAACGCAGGCGATTGGGGCGACAGGCAAAGGCGGCAAGGAATTGGTTGGTCGGCGGAGTCTCCGAGTCGGAGTTCGACACCGACGATATTTCCGGCGCACTATGCAAAATTCCCGATTCGCAAGCGCAGATTATCACGATGCGAATTTGGGGAGAAATGACCTTTGAGCAGATCGCGACTATCCTTGGTAAGTCGCTGTCTAGCACCCACCGCAGCTACCTGCAGGGCCTGACCTTGCTTCGACAGGAATTAAGTGGAGTTCCACTCGATGAACAGTGA
- a CDS encoding glycoside hydrolase family 5 protein: protein MSILLTFWVASGLQYSVPSLAQSVEVARSASLPRATAAELPRWRGFNLLEKFHKDWSNQPFVEDDFRMIHELGFNFVRLPLDYRIWTDQGDWNQFDESQLQEIDRAVNYGHKYGIHVCINFHRAPGYTVASPPEPTDLWTDTATQAVCKRHWATFAKRYRGIPNEQLSFNLFNEPPEDVGAAFYTVVREVVAAIRAEDPQRLIISDGLAWGLKPVYEFADLNIAQATRGYTPFELTHYQASWVADADRFPVPQWPQMKAYGLLVSETKPDIPADQQRTLVIKGTFSAPTSMRLRVGTVSTQAVLVVTADGSTIFEKTFTPGPGLGEWKEASYQAQWDNYQNLYDRDYRMSVPAGTQRIVARVVEGDWLTVTELGLRSEDTDDSREHSIAIDPQWGQSASTITYSPQATPNVFLTEQLHDRQWLYDSTVLPWFQAKEKGIGVVVGEFGCFNRTPHEVTLAWMEDALANWKRCDMGWALWNFRGSFGVLDSERTDVEYENFQGHLLDRKMLELLQRY from the coding sequence ATGAGCATCTTGCTGACTTTTTGGGTTGCTAGCGGTCTGCAATATTCAGTTCCTAGCTTGGCTCAGAGCGTAGAGGTAGCCCGGTCGGCCTCGCTGCCAAGGGCGACCGCTGCCGAGCTGCCGCGATGGCGTGGATTCAACTTGTTGGAAAAGTTCCATAAGGATTGGTCCAATCAACCATTCGTTGAAGACGATTTTCGAATGATCCACGAACTGGGATTCAACTTCGTGCGTCTCCCTCTGGACTATCGAATCTGGACCGACCAAGGTGATTGGAATCAGTTTGACGAGTCACAATTGCAGGAAATCGACCGCGCCGTGAACTACGGTCACAAGTATGGAATTCATGTTTGTATTAATTTCCATCGCGCACCGGGCTATACCGTTGCATCACCGCCAGAGCCGACCGATCTGTGGACCGACACAGCAACCCAGGCCGTTTGCAAGCGGCATTGGGCCACGTTTGCGAAGCGTTATCGAGGCATTCCCAACGAACAACTCAGTTTCAACTTGTTCAACGAACCCCCGGAGGATGTGGGAGCAGCCTTCTACACGGTTGTACGCGAAGTGGTAGCCGCGATTCGCGCTGAAGATCCACAGCGTTTGATCATCTCCGATGGACTTGCATGGGGTCTGAAGCCAGTCTACGAGTTCGCGGACCTGAACATTGCTCAGGCTACGCGTGGCTACACGCCGTTCGAGCTTACTCACTACCAGGCTAGCTGGGTGGCCGACGCAGATCGCTTTCCCGTCCCCCAATGGCCCCAGATGAAGGCTTACGGTCTGCTGGTCTCTGAGACCAAGCCCGACATCCCTGCCGATCAACAACGTACTTTGGTGATCAAGGGTACTTTTTCCGCACCGACCTCGATGCGTTTGCGAGTCGGGACGGTCTCCACCCAAGCCGTGTTGGTCGTCACCGCCGACGGCAGCACTATTTTTGAGAAAACGTTTACGCCGGGACCGGGCTTAGGCGAGTGGAAAGAAGCGAGCTACCAAGCCCAATGGGATAACTACCAGAATCTCTACGACCGCGACTACCGAATGAGCGTGCCTGCAGGCACTCAACGCATTGTTGCGAGGGTTGTCGAAGGAGACTGGTTGACTGTCACGGAGTTAGGGTTGAGGAGCGAGGATACCGATGATTCTCGGGAACATAGTATTGCAATCGATCCGCAGTGGGGACAATCCGCCAGCACGATAACCTACTCACCGCAAGCGACCCCAAACGTGTTTCTAACCGAGCAGCTGCACGATCGACAGTGGCTCTACGATTCTACCGTATTGCCCTGGTTTCAGGCCAAGGAAAAAGGGATCGGAGTGGTTGTAGGCGAATTCGGTTGCTTTAACCGTACGCCACATGAGGTAACACTAGCGTGGATGGAAGATGCCTTGGCGAATTGGAAACGGTGCGACATGGGATGGGCGCTCTGGAATTTCCGAGGCTCTTTTGGTGTACTCGACAGCGAACGTACCGACGTGGAGTACGAGAACTTCCAAGGCCATCTGCTGGACCGAAAGATGCTTGAATTGCTTCAGCGATATTGA